A stretch of the Vigna radiata var. radiata cultivar VC1973A chromosome 7, Vradiata_ver6, whole genome shotgun sequence genome encodes the following:
- the LOC106765757 gene encoding uncharacterized protein LOC106765757 — protein sequence MAEKVVISPQWALWAIPMVHWRVGLLTALVLLGMVVVWSIDGCTVRSIFQAWRYQQDYLAVRFHSPNLTVLSPYSAVNFTPYEKLGEKSLLLERHTSWISSELEPNFTSNLIARWSAHGGVPCKDSKAVEISIPGLDDGEVIELTAGDVHEFGFQALDDSGKPRCLGGDYFEADLSGESWKSRPLVKDFSNGSYSISLQVHPDFDGVYNLTIILLYRHFEGLKFTPWRFSYDRMLRNFAIRFYKSSVQLPELQSCKASDFGRDVWSGRWTRHGKNDDCTIGNDGRYRCLGSDFPCKAPWCDGSLGILESNGWVYSTHCSFKLYSAESAWNCLKNRWIFFWGDSNHVDTIRNMLNFVLDLPEIRSVPRRFDWNFSNPKDPSQTVRITSIFNGHWNETQNYLGLDSLRDKGFQDLIKKYFSEDTIPDTVIMNSGLHDGVHWRNIRAFSVGADYAASFWRDIMKGVKQRGLAWGRVFYRTTVATGGYARSLAFNPNKMEAFNGVLLEKLKQSGVVSGVIDNFDMTFPWHFDNRCNDGVHYGRAPAKMKWRDGQIGHQYFVDLMLSHVLLNVLCAR from the coding sequence ATGGCAGAGAAGGTTGTGATTTCACCCCAATGGGCTCTATGGGCCATTCCAATGGTTCATTGGCGTGTTGGGTTGCTAACTGCTTTGGTTTTGCTTGGAATGGTTGTGGTTTGGAGCATTGATGGGTGCACAGTAAGGAGCATCTTTCAAGCTTGGAGGTATCAACAGGACTATCTTGCTGTAAGGTTTCATTCTCCTAATTTAACTGTCCTTTCTCCATACAGTGCTGTGAACTTCACTCCGTATGAAAAGTTAGGCGAAAAGTCCCTTCTACTTGAGAGGCACACTAGTTGGATTTCAAGTGAGTTAGAACCCAACTTCACTTCAAATCTCATAGCCAGATGGTCAGCTCATGGAGGCGTACCTTGTAAAGATTCCAAGGCTGTGGAGATTTCAATTCCTGGGTTGGATGACGGGGAGGTGATAGAGCTTACAGCTGGTGATGTGCATGAATTTGGTTTTCAAGCACTGGATGATTCAGGGAAGCCTCGTTGTTTAGGTGGCGACTACTTTGAGGCTGATCTTTCAGGGGAATCATGGAAATCTAGGCCTTTGGTGAAAGATTTCAGCAATGGTTCTTACTCAATTTCACTGCAGGTTCATCCCGATTTTGATGGGGTTTACAATCTCACTATAATTCTGCTCTATAGACACTTTGAAGGTCTGAAGTTTACCCCATGGAGGTTTTCTTATGACCGAATGCTACGAAATTTTGCAATCAGATTCTACAAAAGCAGTGTTCAGCTGCCGGAACTGCAGTCTTGCAAGGCCTCTGATTTTGGCAGGGATGTGTGGAGTGGAAGGTGGACAAGGCATGGAAAGAATGATGACTGCACCATAGGAAATGATGGCAGGTACCGGTGTCTTGGGTCGGATTTTCCTTGCAAAGCTCCTTGGTGTGATGGTTCCTTGGGAATTCTGGAGAGTAATGGGTGGGTGTATTCAACTCATTGTTCATTCAAGTTGTATTCAGCGGAGTCTGCTTGGAATTGTTTGAAGAACAGATGGATTTTCTTTTGGGGCGATTCAAATCACGTTGATACAATAAGGAATATGCTCAACTTTGTGTTGGACTTGCCTGAAATACGTTCTGTTCCCAGAAGATTTGACTGGAACTTTTCCAACCCAAAAGACCCTTCTCAAACAGTTAGGATTACAAGCATCTTCAATGGGCATTGGAACGAGACACAAAACTATCTGGGGTTGGATTCTCTGAGAGATAAAGGGTTTCAAGATTTGATAAAGAAATACTTCTCAGAAGATACGATTCCTGACACAGTGATCATGAACTCAGGCTTGCATGATGGCGTCCACTGGCGCAACATAAGAGCATTCTCTGTGGGAGCAGATTATGCAGCATCCTTTTGGAGAGATATTATGAAGGGAGTGAAGCAAAGAGGGTTGGCATGGGGAAGAGTGTTTTACAGGACTACAGTTGCAACTGGTGGATATGCAAGGTCACTAGCTTTCAATCCTAACAAGATGGAGGCGTTCAATGGTGTGTTGTTGGAGAAGTTGAAGCAATCAGGAGTTGTATCTGGTGTGATTGATAACTTTGATATGACATTTCCATGGCATTTTGATAACCGCTGTAACGATGGAGTACACTATGGAAGAGCTCCAGCAAAGATGAAGTGGAGAGATGGCCAAATTGGACATCAATATTTTGTGGACCTTATGTTATCTCATGTTCTTCTCAATGTCCTATGTGCCAGATAG
- the LOC106765717 gene encoding uncharacterized protein LOC106765717: MRSLKCKVTADSFHSLRIEKVCKVIKLYQKKHNLSGGYIIYKAKFLLHKNIYCLEVGDQEEAAVQVSLMGKVQGFSLLSLGGCFDGCRDHTQGSGYGTRIWNLSDRPVELQIRVGSILKKIHTLKPGSSKRLKCKSIYKAYMPGRSGSVGGSFKSLLYYYDETCHPYIWIHDTGCHSLRMAKQQYISLEDLRDSSEIKVFWDHQRGSISVRKRTRPDFC; the protein is encoded by the coding sequence ATGAGGAGTCTAAAGTGCAAGGTTACTGCAGATTCTTTTCATAGCCTCAGAATtgagaaagtttgtaaagtaaTTAAACTTTATCAGAAAAAGCATAATTTGTCGGGTggttatattatatacaaagcGAAGTTTCTATtgcacaaaaacatatattgttTAGAAGTTGGTGATCAAGAAGAAGCAGCAGTCCAAGTATCCCTGATGGGAAAAGTGCAAGGTTTTAGCCTTCTATCTTTGGGTGGCTGCTTTGATGGTTGTCGAGATCACACTCAAGGTTCTGGATATGGGACAAGGATATGGAACCTCAGTGATCGGCCAGTTGAGCTGCAAATAAGGGTGGGATCAATACTGAAGAAGATTCACACTTTGAAGCCAGGGTCTTCTAAAAGACTGAAATGTAAAAGCATATATAAGGCTTACATGCCTGGAAGAAGTGGCAGTGTTGGAGGAAGCTTCAAGAGTTTGTTGTATTACTATGATGAAACATGTCACCCTTATATTTGGATTCATGACACAGGGTGTCATTCCTTAAGGATGGCTAAGCAGCAGTATATTAGCCTCGAGGATCTCAGGGATTCTTCTGAAATCAAAGTCTTCTGGGATCATCAGAGAGGTTCTATATCTGTTCGGAAGAGAACAAGGCCAGATTTCTGctga
- the LOC106769333 gene encoding uncharacterized protein LOC106769333 isoform X3 → MSFTCTSALNITLLILLVATIVVACLTLPVDKILKDLLVWIDSNLGPWGPLALIAVYIPLTILAVPASVLTLGGGYLFGLPIGFIADSIGSTVGAVAAFLVGRTIGKSLVVSRLKDYPQFKLVTIAIQKSGFKISILLRLAPFVPFSLLNYFLSVTPVPLGEYTLTSWLGMMPLTLALVYVGTTLKDLSDVTRGWGEFSKTHLPWIISGLVISDAW, encoded by the exons ATGTCTTTCACGTGCACCTCTGCTCTCAACATCACTCTTCTGATACTCCTCGTTGCTACCATTGTTGTTGCTTGTTTAACCCTCCCAGTTGACAAg ATTCTGAAGGACTTATTGGTATGGATTGATAGTAATCTTGGGCCATGGGGTCCACTTGCTCT GATAGCTGTTTACATTCCCTTGACTATCTTGGCAGTTCCAGCCTCTGTACTTACT CTTGGGGGTGGTTATCTATTTGGCCTTCCAATTGGTTTCATTGCTGACTCTATTGGTTCAACTGTTGGTGCTGTAGCTGCATTCCTTGTTGGTAGAACA ATTGGGAAATCACTTGTTGTTTCAAGGTTGAAGGATTACCCTCAGTTTAAATTAGTAACAATTGCAATTCAGAAATCAGGCTTTAAG ATTTCGATACTCCTTCGGCTTGCTCCTTTTGTACCATTTAGCTTATTAAATTACTTCCTGTCTGTGACTCCCGTTCCATTAGGGGAATACACACTGACTTCCTGGTTAGGAATGATG CCATTAACACTGGCTCTAGTATATGTTGGAACTACGCTCAAGGATCTATCAGACGTGACACGTGGTTGGGGCGAATTCTCAAAGACTCATTTG CCTTGGATCATTTCTGGCTTGGTGATATCTG ATGCTTGGTGA
- the LOC106769333 gene encoding uncharacterized protein LOC106769333 isoform X2: MSFTCTSALNITLLILLVATIVVACLTLPVDKILKDLLVWIDSNLGPWGPLALIAVYIPLTILAVPASVLTLGGGYLFGLPIGFIADSIGSTVGAVAAFLVGRTIGKSLVVSRLKDYPQFKLVTIAIQKSGFKPLTLALVYVGTTLKDLSDVTRGWGEFSKTHLPWIISGLVISVVLMIWVTKVAKSALDKALAECVDTDDNASSPELPIANEPSVDLNQPLINKTDQNEENNEIKFHYVNSFPTPPFKEHSFILN, encoded by the exons ATGTCTTTCACGTGCACCTCTGCTCTCAACATCACTCTTCTGATACTCCTCGTTGCTACCATTGTTGTTGCTTGTTTAACCCTCCCAGTTGACAAg ATTCTGAAGGACTTATTGGTATGGATTGATAGTAATCTTGGGCCATGGGGTCCACTTGCTCT GATAGCTGTTTACATTCCCTTGACTATCTTGGCAGTTCCAGCCTCTGTACTTACT CTTGGGGGTGGTTATCTATTTGGCCTTCCAATTGGTTTCATTGCTGACTCTATTGGTTCAACTGTTGGTGCTGTAGCTGCATTCCTTGTTGGTAGAACA ATTGGGAAATCACTTGTTGTTTCAAGGTTGAAGGATTACCCTCAGTTTAAATTAGTAACAATTGCAATTCAGAAATCAGGCTTTAAG CCATTAACACTGGCTCTAGTATATGTTGGAACTACGCTCAAGGATCTATCAGACGTGACACGTGGTTGGGGCGAATTCTCAAAGACTCATTTG CCTTGGATCATTTCTGGCTTGGTGATATCTG TGGTTCTCATGATATGGGTTACGAAAGTTGCCAAGTCTGCTTTAGATAAAGCCTTGGCTGAGTGTGTAGATACGGATGACAATGCATCTTCACCAGAGCTACCAATTGCCAATGAACCTTCAGTAGATCTCAATCAGCCTCTTATAAATAAGACAGACCAGAATGAAgagaataatgaaattaaattccATTATGTAAATTCTTTCCCCACCCCTCCTTTTAAAgaacattcttttattttaaattaa
- the LOC106765716 gene encoding probable E3 ubiquitin-protein ligase LUL4, which produces MGVSWSNNNRRRRRSTYFHPHPHPHPPHLPPPYYYPPPLLPPPAPPPQGYFITSSNPSASTSTTTGYLGPPPQYYPNVYTANSVMLHQQPLYANEEGNEIHVSPPPYVDHQTTKKIRNDVNLHKHTLHLCIDPNNPDHHLISFDFDALFDGSITIFYLAKEEENCRFNPLFPDLFEPITFPFQKGAGQKFCQPSGTGIDLGFFELDDLFRPSAGEDVFPLVICAETNSISVLDASPHMQITQAVLEKNNGVGPFQVKVVRQILWIDDVRYELRELYGIGSSATADFDDNDSGKECVICMTEAKDTAVLPCRHMCMCSECAKALRFQSNKCPICRQPIEELIEIRINVGNQ; this is translated from the exons ATGGGAGTTTCATGGAGTAACAAtaacagaagaagaagaagaagcaccTACtttcatcctcatcctcatcctcatcctccaCATCTCCCACCCCCTTATTATTACCCTCCGCCGCTTCTGCCACCACCAGCACCGCCTCCACAAGGTTACTTTATCACCTCATCCAACCCTTCTGCTTCTACCTCTACCACCACCGGCTATCTGGGTCCTCCTCCTCAGTATTACCCAAATGTCTACACTGCCAATTCTGTGATGCTTCATCAGCAGCCCTTGTATGCAAATGAGGAGGGAAACGAAATTCACGTTTCGCCACCACCCTATGTCGATCATCAAACCACTAAGAAGATAAGGAACGATGTCAATTTGCATAAACACACGCTACACCTCTGCATAGATCCTAACAATCCAGATCACCACTTGATTTCTTTTGATTTCGATGCCCTCTTTGATGGCAG CATTACTATCTTCTACTTagccaaagaagaagaaaattgtagGTTTAATCCACTGTTTCCTGATTTGTTTGAGCCAATCACATTTCCCTTTCAAAAAGGGGCAGGCCAGAAATTTTGTCAGCCTTCAGGAACAGGCATTGACCTAGGCTTTTTTGAGTTGGATGATCTTTTTCGACCCTCAGCCGGAGAAGATGTATTTCCCCTTGTCATATGTGCTGAAACTAATAGTATTTCTGTGCTGGATGCATCCCCTCACATGCAAATCACTCAAGCTGTCTTAGAAAAAAACAACGGTGTTGGTCCTTTCCAAGTAAAAGTAGTTAGGCAGATTCTGTGGATTGATGATGTTCGTTATGAGCTCAGAGAGTTATATGGAATAGGAAGTTCAGCAACAGCAGATTTTGATGATAATGATAGCGGAAAGGAGTGTGTAATATGCATGACTGAAGCCAAGGACACTGCTGTCTTGCCCTGCCGACATATG TGCATGTGCAGTGAGTGTGCTAAAGCTTTGCGGTTTCAATCAAATAAGTGTCCTATATGCCGTCAACCTATTGAGGAACTTATAGAGATCAGGATAAACGTTGGCAATCAATGA
- the LOC106769333 gene encoding uncharacterized protein LOC106769333 isoform X1 has product MSFTCTSALNITLLILLVATIVVACLTLPVDKILKDLLVWIDSNLGPWGPLALIAVYIPLTILAVPASVLTLGGGYLFGLPIGFIADSIGSTVGAVAAFLVGRTIGKSLVVSRLKDYPQFKLVTIAIQKSGFKISILLRLAPFVPFSLLNYFLSVTPVPLGEYTLTSWLGMMPLTLALVYVGTTLKDLSDVTRGWGEFSKTHLPWIISGLVISVVLMIWVTKVAKSALDKALAECVDTDDNASSPELPIANEPSVDLNQPLINKTDQNEENNEIKFHYVNSFPTPPFKEHSFILN; this is encoded by the exons ATGTCTTTCACGTGCACCTCTGCTCTCAACATCACTCTTCTGATACTCCTCGTTGCTACCATTGTTGTTGCTTGTTTAACCCTCCCAGTTGACAAg ATTCTGAAGGACTTATTGGTATGGATTGATAGTAATCTTGGGCCATGGGGTCCACTTGCTCT GATAGCTGTTTACATTCCCTTGACTATCTTGGCAGTTCCAGCCTCTGTACTTACT CTTGGGGGTGGTTATCTATTTGGCCTTCCAATTGGTTTCATTGCTGACTCTATTGGTTCAACTGTTGGTGCTGTAGCTGCATTCCTTGTTGGTAGAACA ATTGGGAAATCACTTGTTGTTTCAAGGTTGAAGGATTACCCTCAGTTTAAATTAGTAACAATTGCAATTCAGAAATCAGGCTTTAAG ATTTCGATACTCCTTCGGCTTGCTCCTTTTGTACCATTTAGCTTATTAAATTACTTCCTGTCTGTGACTCCCGTTCCATTAGGGGAATACACACTGACTTCCTGGTTAGGAATGATG CCATTAACACTGGCTCTAGTATATGTTGGAACTACGCTCAAGGATCTATCAGACGTGACACGTGGTTGGGGCGAATTCTCAAAGACTCATTTG CCTTGGATCATTTCTGGCTTGGTGATATCTG TGGTTCTCATGATATGGGTTACGAAAGTTGCCAAGTCTGCTTTAGATAAAGCCTTGGCTGAGTGTGTAGATACGGATGACAATGCATCTTCACCAGAGCTACCAATTGCCAATGAACCTTCAGTAGATCTCAATCAGCCTCTTATAAATAAGACAGACCAGAATGAAgagaataatgaaattaaattccATTATGTAAATTCTTTCCCCACCCCTCCTTTTAAAgaacattcttttattttaaattaa